The following are encoded in a window of Bacillota bacterium genomic DNA:
- a CDS encoding sulfide-dependent adenosine diphosphate thiazole synthase: MKLDETVISRAIIESYTERLLSCLEVDVEIAGGGPSGLAAACYLARAGLKTTVYERKLSVGGGMWGGAAMMNEIVFQESARPVFEEFGIAIRKYRDNYYTASSVECVAALTLGACRAGANIMNLMTVEDVVLIDNRVSGLVLNWSAVGISRLHVDPLATRSRFVVDATGHDMSVVGVLAQKAGVQLDTTTGRILGEKPMWADLGEAQIMENTGEVFPGLYVAGMAANAVHGGYRMGAVFGGMVLSGKRVAEMIIARLRA; this comes from the coding sequence ATGAAGCTTGACGAGACGGTCATTTCCCGGGCGATTATCGAAAGCTATACAGAAAGGCTGCTTTCCTGCCTGGAAGTGGACGTGGAAATCGCCGGCGGAGGTCCGTCGGGGCTGGCCGCCGCCTGCTATTTGGCCCGGGCCGGGCTCAAGACCACGGTTTACGAGCGCAAGCTGAGCGTCGGCGGCGGGATGTGGGGCGGCGCCGCGATGATGAACGAGATCGTGTTTCAGGAATCCGCCCGTCCCGTGTTCGAAGAGTTCGGGATTGCGATCAGGAAGTACCGGGACAACTACTACACGGCCTCGTCGGTGGAATGCGTCGCCGCGCTCACCCTGGGGGCGTGCCGGGCCGGAGCGAACATCATGAATCTTATGACCGTGGAGGACGTGGTGCTGATAGACAACCGGGTGTCCGGCCTCGTGCTGAACTGGAGCGCGGTCGGGATCAGCAGGCTGCACGTGGACCCCCTCGCCACCCGGTCACGGTTCGTGGTGGACGCCACCGGCCACGACATGTCGGTGGTCGGAGTCCTGGCGCAGAAAGCCGGAGTTCAGCTCGACACCACGACCGGCCGGATCTTGGGCGAAAAACCGATGTGGGCCGACCTGGGCGAGGCGCAGATCATGGAGAACACCGGCGAGGTATTCCCCGGCCTGTACGTGGCCGGAATGGCCGCCAACGCCGTCCACGGCGGCTACCGGATGGGCGCCGTTTTCGGAGGCATGGTCCTTTCCGGAAAGCGGGTGGCGGAAATGATCATCGCACGATTGAGAGCCTAG
- a CDS encoding TrkA C-terminal domain-containing protein has protein sequence MKIQSVDLPGIGKKYTFCSAEGQVFVIIIHLTGRREIYFMNDPDDDEPVMTLDLNDEEARKVGAILLGADYQPVSEDRMELLMKTLLVEWIKVKPGCAVANKNIKEARVRTLTGATIIAIQRQDRMIGSPDIQEMLLPGDVIMAVGKREQIKALESLCKGQVG, from the coding sequence TTGAAAATCCAAAGCGTGGATTTGCCGGGCATCGGAAAAAAGTACACGTTCTGTTCAGCCGAGGGGCAGGTATTTGTGATCATCATCCACCTCACGGGGCGCCGGGAAATTTATTTCATGAATGATCCCGACGACGATGAGCCGGTAATGACCTTGGATTTGAACGACGAGGAAGCCCGCAAAGTGGGCGCGATTTTGCTGGGCGCCGACTACCAGCCGGTCAGCGAAGACCGGATGGAACTGCTCATGAAGACCTTGCTGGTGGAATGGATCAAGGTGAAGCCCGGCTGCGCGGTCGCCAACAAGAATATCAAGGAAGCCCGGGTCAGGACCCTCACGGGGGCGACCATCATCGCCATCCAGCGCCAGGACCGGATGATCGGCAGCCCCGACATCCAGGAGATGTTGCTTCCCGGAGACGTCATTATGGCGGTTGGCAAGAGGGAACAGATCAAGGCGCTGGAGTCTTTGTGCAAAGGACAGGTGGGATAG
- a CDS encoding cation:proton antiporter, which yields MPESWPFLLAGGITLILFFALGFASRKLKLPSVLGFILLGIALAGWLGENGATLHYLAEIGIVLLFFILGLQFPLQRMKDVSIRVWPAGLLDVVLNLGVGLLIALLFGLNLVTALLIGAVAYATSSSITLKMLEEKKRLASPEAEFILALLIFEDLVAPVLVSFLAGVYSGAEISFLNMGVLLVKILVTTGGAILIALYGFRRLSAFVERYLEADFMPLFTIGIAFAYAGLAVWLGLSEVLGAFLAGVMLSETGRSKELEHLVVPVRHVTLPFFFFWFGTTISLAESIPMAELLAVLAVWSLVAKVLVGFYGGRIYGLSPRASVRAGLSLGQRGEFSAIIAALAPPQLRAFSGVYILFTAFAGIYMFSKAPKWARWVNDRFFAGKPGPEIKAGKTP from the coding sequence ATGCCCGAAAGTTGGCCCTTTTTGCTGGCCGGGGGCATAACGCTGATCCTTTTTTTTGCTCTTGGTTTCGCTTCCCGCAAGCTGAAGTTGCCCTCGGTCCTGGGGTTCATTCTTCTGGGTATCGCGCTCGCCGGATGGCTGGGGGAAAACGGCGCAACGCTGCACTACCTCGCCGAAATTGGCATCGTGCTGCTGTTCTTCATCCTCGGCCTGCAGTTCCCGCTGCAGCGGATGAAGGACGTTTCCATCCGGGTATGGCCGGCCGGGTTGCTGGACGTCGTCCTGAACCTGGGGGTCGGCCTGTTGATCGCCCTCCTTTTTGGCTTAAACCTGGTCACCGCCCTCCTGATCGGGGCGGTGGCCTACGCCACCAGCTCATCCATCACCCTCAAAATGCTGGAGGAAAAGAAGCGGCTGGCGAGTCCCGAGGCCGAATTCATCCTGGCGCTGCTGATCTTTGAAGACCTGGTGGCGCCGGTCCTGGTGTCCTTTCTCGCCGGTGTGTACTCGGGGGCGGAGATTTCCTTCCTGAACATGGGAGTCTTGCTGGTGAAAATCCTGGTCACTACCGGGGGGGCGATTCTGATCGCCCTGTATGGTTTCCGCAGACTCAGCGCCTTCGTGGAACGCTACCTGGAAGCGGACTTCATGCCCCTGTTCACGATCGGCATCGCCTTCGCCTACGCGGGACTGGCCGTGTGGCTCGGCCTGTCCGAAGTGCTGGGCGCCTTCCTGGCCGGGGTGATGCTGTCGGAAACGGGGCGGTCCAAGGAGCTGGAGCACCTGGTTGTGCCGGTGCGCCACGTCACCTTGCCGTTCTTCTTTTTCTGGTTCGGCACCACCATCTCCCTCGCCGAGAGCATTCCCATGGCCGAACTGTTGGCCGTGCTGGCCGTCTGGTCCCTGGTCGCCAAGGTGCTGGTGGGCTTTTACGGCGGCAGGATTTACGGCCTGAGCCCGCGGGCGTCTGTCCGCGCCGGCCTGTCCCTGGGGCAGAGGGGAGAATTTTCCGCCATTATCGCCGCCCTGGCGCCGCCGCAGTTGCGGGCCTTCAGCGGCGTCTACATCCTGTTCACCGCCTTTGCCGGGATCTATATGTTCAGCAAGGCCCCGAAGTGGGCCCGGTGGGTCAACGACCGGTTCTTTGCCGGTAAACCGGGGCCGGAGATCAAGGCGGGCAAGACGCCTTAG
- a CDS encoding glycosyltransferase family 4 protein yields MRVAMLAPIAWRTPPRHYGPWERVVSLLTEGLAARGVDVTLFATADSLTRGRLRAVCKAGYAEDPSVNAKVWECLHIAAVFEAAAEFDLIHNHFDFLPLSYSGLVKTPVVATIHGFSSPAILPVYKKYNGRVHYVSISRADRSPELDYIATVHHGIDLGEFTFRDRPGEYLLFFGRIHPDKGTHAAVQIARRTGRRLVLAGIIQDREYYEREVEPHLDGDRVEYVGSVGPLARDRLLGGAYALLHPIGFDEPFGLSVVEALACGTPVVAFDRGSMPELINEGETGFLVSGVEEAAAAVEKVRSIDRACCRREVERRFSVGRMVDDYLRVYRQVVRGGLRAV; encoded by the coding sequence ATGCGTGTCGCCATGCTGGCGCCGATTGCCTGGAGAACGCCGCCGCGCCATTACGGGCCCTGGGAGAGAGTGGTTTCGCTTTTGACCGAGGGGCTGGCGGCCCGAGGCGTGGACGTAACGCTTTTCGCCACCGCTGACTCTCTCACGCGCGGCCGGCTGCGGGCGGTCTGCAAGGCGGGCTACGCCGAGGACCCTTCCGTTAACGCCAAGGTCTGGGAGTGCCTGCACATCGCCGCCGTCTTTGAGGCGGCCGCCGAGTTCGACCTGATTCACAACCACTTCGACTTCCTGCCCCTGAGCTACAGCGGACTGGTGAAAACCCCGGTGGTCGCCACCATCCACGGCTTCTCGTCGCCGGCCATCCTGCCCGTATACAAAAAGTACAACGGCCGGGTTCACTACGTTTCCATCAGCCGGGCGGACCGTTCCCCGGAGTTGGATTACATCGCCACCGTGCACCACGGGATTGACCTCGGCGAGTTCACCTTCCGTGACCGGCCCGGGGAATACCTGCTCTTCTTCGGGCGGATCCACCCGGACAAGGGTACGCACGCCGCCGTCCAAATCGCGCGGCGGACGGGACGGCGCCTGGTGCTCGCCGGGATCATCCAGGACCGGGAGTACTACGAAAGAGAAGTGGAGCCGCACCTGGACGGCGACCGGGTGGAATACGTCGGCAGCGTCGGGCCGCTCGCGCGGGACCGGCTGCTGGGCGGGGCGTATGCCCTGCTGCACCCCATCGGTTTTGACGAACCGTTCGGGCTTTCCGTGGTGGAAGCCCTGGCCTGCGGCACCCCGGTGGTGGCCTTTGACCGCGGCAGCATGCCCGAGTTGATCAACGAGGGGGAAACCGGGTTTTTGGTCTCCGGCGTAGAGGAGGCGGCCGCCGCGGTGGAGAAGGTGCGTTCAATCGACCGGGCTTGCTGCCGCCGCGAAGTCGAGCGGCGCTTTTCCGTGGGCCGCATGGTGGACGATTACCTGCGGGTATACAGACAGGTGGTGCGGGGCGGGCTGCGGGCCGTGTGA